The following coding sequences lie in one Macrobrachium nipponense isolate FS-2020 chromosome 45, ASM1510439v2, whole genome shotgun sequence genomic window:
- the LOC135214453 gene encoding LOW QUALITY PROTEIN: uncharacterized protein LOC135214453 (The sequence of the model RefSeq protein was modified relative to this genomic sequence to represent the inferred CDS: deleted 1 base in 1 codon) yields MNILVKVTNWSDKMKRLEDAFFILLGFFLLSFPRVEGLPDSRTATTADFYIWTEEVSLAPQGEPLPEDLPLCKNGEGQNGCLLQSQEPMTWRDAHKHCRDQDAFLPSRNQSTYLGIQWPNEWAQNITWTALTSYLGHYQWLGRSPFDTPARADFITWKDPPKNWSTDCAAFDVTSGEFQLEDCQQKLDFFCVVNSGESAADKSIDFSDVELKVEVRASRPIEEKYGWIEVSQKDFIDIVLTCQAFSKSTGERLSRQPHIFWRKDNVYIDHSTSGLQPSTVHDSSKSESVVPGISEKVSPKQLAQGTYWCESWLPESEERLTSNKMLITLKGWVTLILRANRYEPSERTQEEMQAELCTLFKNAFPDLDTYIWDAISTKKEAGENSSLWLMKYRFHIHMPRNDLNLVNFQNRDFSKHFKEILKKANFLETSNLTFATFCYQQKESFNSGKALGWPFTEAGKVYPNNFRCKVDYGRLSPGICKADFNNGAYLDFDSSPCQWLDRCPIGYKNIKNKFCVSLSQRETWEKAFKENYKTSQEETILDNPEILTLPKLFSSFKKYAIKMSNQSKLWLPVKRVGHYGPLIFQGPVTPQWKIQNYNEFNEYGISWLEQNPHSDQDCLAFDLETKKLQTSDCQEKLPFIAVIDLQDSPKQGKSLAMPSPQCTDQDSGSCLCPPGWSTPVFKGENEICFKVFSSTENVTWQKANEFCLAKGAQLPTPNVGFLDWVYRQHLNDIGVLSVWMDIKWVPDRIVYSGTEDNINWLPNTDYKLKYGVLQQDGWVLENSEVVKQNIMCQQIIRQNLSVELRVNTPKDEDSQTMCIDVNPEQLMMSEQKENVQCFVNGIVLTPEQTKDSGCQYLLKVNRQGYYQCQTWTRPPYMLVKSNIILHRDFSTYTFVVTVNNGEEYHPEKYDVTFRTKKQTSHSKRCSDILRRDLETSDLNNLFRFSDTLSFHTPNSNFTQVLHSFHLECEIKDGVKMSEKELLEVLKDRLVMSKILKDSGCYFEGIRSTVGCLSSVTIGGTSILPRNLTWPETFGNEIVTSEELCITPEGDPVTRECLGDFIEGYFWEEPSHNCSGDPSNVTKSLWEINRGIVDSAVSATLANLTANKSSLLPVDIYFVAKALQSLSEGKDSIYHFDDIVTIVSNIMGANATAFELIQKKLNSTSTLLEAFEDLTFKVKLPEADGDQIKKSSGDCIVVDRLDLEANSTIIGLKSMGNSEEWLHMGFKKEDLENAEVAIILPNNLTYTVSAKTVREPENMNFSGRKEKVSLAFAIYQNEKFFQDSTHENYSVNSHIIMASYKGEVINDLEEPVKILFKPMKTGNDTKCVYWDFLLNDKRGGWSERGCMKGERQGQHDVCLCNHLTNFAQLINYNEDSGFEGTHALVLDIITIIGCCLSILGLLLIFATFCVFKKWRRSLSNKILVNLSFSVFCSMVIFLAGINQTWNDQLCRSVAVGLHYFILASFGWMLVEAVHQYLKFVKVVGTYIPRFLWKASVCAWGIPVLPILSVLIYDHSLYDSGDDYNSDYRICWMSVQGFKYAFLPPLALTMTVNIIMYSLIIHGAICGRARVNSTMSERALFMNQLRMAVCVFFLLGFTWIFGLLAVSQLRQVFSYLFCIFNTLQGFFLFLCHICREQGARKYWKDFLSVLTKDPVSSTPGNSFNQINSPYLRGHPDSVSFDKCGGILVLPQGPPLRHLRRARGSLLSAQTNSTLLQSRISFSP; encoded by the exons TTGATACCCCAGCACGCGCAGACTTCATCACATGGAAGGATCCTCCGAAGAACTGGTCCACTGACTGCGCTGCCTTCGATGTCACTTCCGGAGAGTTCCAGCTGGAGGACTGTCAGCAAAAACTCGATTTCTTTTGCGTTGTCAACAGCGGAGAATCTGCTGCAG ACAAATCCATCGACTTTTCGGACGTGGAATTGAAAGTGGAGGTCAGAGCCTCTAGGCCCATCGAGGAAAAGTACGGCTGGATCGAGGTCAGCCAGAAGGATTTCATCGACATCGTTCTCACCTGCCAAGCATTCAGCAAGTCC ACGGGGGAGCGTCTTTCTCGTCAGCCTCACATTTTCTGGAGAAAG gACAACGTGTACATTGATCACAGTACTTCGGGGCTCCAGCCATCCACAGTTCACGACTCCTCGAAGTCGGAGTCTGTTGTCCCAGGAATATCTGAGAAAGTCAGTCCAAAGCAGCTGGCTCAGGGCACATACTGGTGTGAATCTTGGCTACCAGAGTCTGAAGAGAGACTTACAAGTAACAAAATGCTCATAACACTGAAGGGATGGGTTACGCTAATCCTCCGAGCAAACAGATATGAACCAAGTGAGAGAACCCAGGAGGAAATGCAGGCTGAACTTTGCACTCTTTTTAAAAATGCCTTTCCGGACCTTGATACATATATTTGGGATGCTATTTCGACGAAAAAGGAAGCTGGTGAAAATTCCTCTCTTTGGCTGATGAAATATAGATTTCACATTCACATGCCAAGGAATGATTTGAATCTAGTAAACTTTCAAAATAGAGATTTTTCGAagcattttaaagaaatacttaaAAAAGCAAATTTTCTTGAGACTTCTAATCTCACGTTTGCAACATTCTGCTACCAGCAGAAAGAGTCTTTTAACAGTGGAAAGGCACTGGGCTGGCCTTTCACTGAAGCAGGAAAGGTTTATCCAAATAATTTTAGATGTAAAGTAGATTATGGTCGATTATCCCCTGGCATATGTAAAGCTGATTTCAACAACGGGGCATACTTAGATTTTGATTCATCTCCATGTCAGTGGTTAGACAGGTGTCCAATTGGTTACAAGAATATAAAGAACAAATTTTGTGTTTCCTTATCACAAAGGGAGACATGGGAAAAGGCTTTTAAGGAAAACTACAAAACTAGTCAAGAAGAAACGATACTAGATAATCCTGAAATATTAACTTTACCTAAATTATTCAGTTCTTTTAAGAAATATGCTATAAAAATGAGCAATCAAAGTAAGTTGTGGCTTCCAGTTAAACGAGTTGGACATTATGGACCACTCATCTTCCAGGGACCTGTTACTCCacaatggaaaatacaaaattacaacgAATTCAATGAGTATGGTATATCATGGCTTGAGCAAAATCCTCACAGTGACCAAGATTGTCTTGCTTTTGATCTAGAAACTAAAAAGCTTCAGACTTCAGATTGTCAAGAAAAACTCCCCTTCATAGCCGTCATTGATTTACAGGATTCACCAAAACAAGGAAAGTCATTAGCAATGCCTAGTCCTCAATGCACTGATCAAGATAGTGGAAGTTGTTTATGTCCTCCAGGTTGGAGTACTCCTGTGTTTAAAGGAGAAAACGAGATATGCTTCAAAGTTTTCTCTTCCACTGAGAATGTCACATGGCAAAAGGCAAATGAATTTTGTTTGGCAAAAGGTGCTCAGCTTCCAACTCCAAATGTGGGATTTTTAGATTGGGTATACAGACAACACTTGAATGATATTGGTGTTTTATCTGTTTGGATGGACATAAAATGGGTTCCAGACCGAATAGTTTACTCTGGAACTGAAGACAACATCAACTGGTTACCTAATACAGACTATAAACTCAAGTATGGTGTGCTTCAACAAGATGGCTGGGTTTTGGAAAACAGTGAAGTTGTGAAACAAAATATAATGTGCCAGCAAATTATCCGGCAGAATCTTTCTGTAGAACTGAGAGTCAATACGCCAAAGGATGAAGATTCACAAACAATGTGCATTGATGTAAATCCAGAGCAACTTATGATGAGTGAACAGAAGGAAAATGTACAATGTTTTGTCAATGGTATTGTATTAACCCCTGAGCAAACCAAAGATTCTGGATGCCAATATCTGTTGAAGGTAAACAGGCAGGGCTATTATCAGTGTCAGACCTGGACAAGACCCCCTTATATGTTGGTGAAATCTAATATTATTTTACACAGAGACTTCAGTACTTACACTTTTGTAGTTACCGTGAATAATGGAGAAGAGTATCATCCTGAAAAGTATGATGTTACATTTCGAACAAAGAAGCAAACAAGCCATTCGAAACGCTGTAGTGATATTCTCAGGAGAGATCTTGAAACCAGTGACCTAAATAATTTGTTTAGGTTCAGTGATACTTTGTCCTTCCATACACCAAACTCAAACTTTACACAGGTGCTTCACAGCTTTCATCTAGAATGTGAAATAAAAGATGGCGTCAAAATGAGTGAAAAGGAACTTTTGGAAGTTTTGAAAGACAGGCTAGTTATGAGCAAAATTTTGAAGGACAGTGGATGTTATTTTGAAGGAATTAGAAGTACTGTTGGGTGCCTTAGTTCTGTAACGATTGGTGGTACTTCAATCCTACCAAGAAACCTAACATGGCCTGAAACTTTTGGAAATGAAATTGTTACTTCAGAGGAACTTTGTATAACTCCCGAGGGTGACCCAGTAACAAGAGAATGTCTAGGAGACTTCATAGAAGGGTATTTTTGGGAGGAACCTTCCCATAATTGTAGTGGTGATCCTTCAAATGTTACAAAGAGCCTGTGGGAAATAAACAGGGGTATCGTAGATTCGGCAGTTAGTGCAACCTTGGCAAACCTCACTGCTAACAAGTCATCGCTTTTGCCAGTGGATATATATTTTGTTGCAAAAGCTTTGCAGAGTCTCTCAGAGGGGAAAGATTCGATTTACCATTTTGATGACATCGTGACTATCGTCAGCAATATTATGGGGGCAAATGCCACTGCATTTGAACTAATACAGAAAAAGCTAAACTCTACAAGTACTCTTTTAGAGGCCTTTGAGGACCTAACTTTCAAAGTGAAGCTGCCAGAAGCTGATGGAGACCAAATCAAGAAATCATCAGGAGATTGCATTGTAGTTGACCGCCTTGACTTGGAGGCAAATTCTACCATTATAGGGCTCAAATCAATGGGTAATTCTGAAGAATGGTTACACATGGGATTCAAAAAGGAAGACCTTGAAAATGCTGAAGTTGCTATCATACTTCCAAACAACCTAACGTACACAGTTTCTGCTAAGACTGTACGGGAACCAGAGAACATGAATTTCAGTGGAAGGAAAGAAAAGGTATCATTAGCATTTGCCATCtaccaaaatgaaaaatttttccaGGATAGTACTCATGAAAATTATTCTGTGAATAGCCATATAATCATGGCTTCATATAAAGGAGAAGTGATTAACGATCTTGAGGAGCCAGTGAAGATTCTGTTTAAGCCCATGAAAACCGGTAATGATACAAAATGTGTATATTGGGATTTCTTGCTCAACGATAAACGCGGTGGATGGTCAGAGAGGGGCTGCATGAAAGGAGAACGCCAAGGGCAACATGATGTTTGTCTCTGCAACCACCTTACCAATTTTGCACAACTGATTAATTATAATGAGGACAGTGGCTTTGAAGGGACTCATGCTTTGGTTCTAgatataataacaattattggTTGTTGTTTATCAATATTAGGTCTTCTTTTGATATTCGCTACTTTCTGTGTCTTCAAAAAATGGCGTCGATCCCTGAGTAATAAGATATTAGTGAACCTTTCTTTCTCAGTTTTCTGCAGTATGGTCATCTTCCTGGCAGGAATCAATCAAACGTGGAATGACCAGCTCTGTCGGAGTGTGGCCGTTGGCCTTCACTACTTTATATTGGCTTCATTTGGTTGGATGCTGGTTGAAGCTGTCCACCAATATCTGAAATTTGTCAAAGTTGTCGGTACATACATTCCCAGATTCTTGTGGAAAGCCTCAGTGTGTGCCTGGGGTATTCCAGTGTTACCCATCTTGAGCGTGCTTATTTATGATCACTCACTCTATGACAGTGGGGATGATTACAATAGTGATTACAGAATATGTTGGATGTCTGTTCAAGGATTCAAGTATGCTTTTCTTCCACCATTAGCTTTAACAATGactgttaatattattatgtacAGTCTGATCATCCATGGTGCCATTTGTGGACGAGCACGAGTCAACTCAACAATGTCTGAAAGAGCCTTGTTTATGAATCAGCTAAGAATGGCAGTCTGTGTGTTCTTCTTACTTGGATTTACCTGGATATTTGGACTTTTGGCGGTCAGTCAGTTACGTCAGGTTTTCTCTTACCTGTTTTGCATATTCAACACTTTACAAGGGTTTTTCCTATTTCTTTGTCACATCTGCCGTGAACAAGGGGCTAGAAAGTACTGGAAAGACTTCTTATCTGTTCTAACAAAAGACCCGGTGTCATCAACGCCTGGGAATTCTTTTAATCAAATTAATTCACCCTACCTCCGAGGGCATCCAGACAGCGTCTCCTTTGACAAGTGTGGTGGCATTTTGGTTCTACCACAAGGGCCTCCACTACGACACCTAAGGAGAGCAAGGGGTAGTCTTCTATCTGCCCAAACTAATTCGACTCTGCTGCAGTCAAGAATAAGTTTTAGTCCATAA
- the LOC135214454 gene encoding carbohydrate sulfotransferase 11-like, with translation MARHYNLRLRGGPRSTTTRWGKALVWVVIVFVVSTYVVISNSGSDQYRLPIFQWLLGDFFGDNSETSQYTQNGNMTWEQIQKIRVNHLVRACQGLNLNQTVDAVVRKHILVDTRHKVLMCFVPKVACTSWKRIWFWLAGLLEEDENIMDLTRSQVHGKFLPTLSSVKFVERERLEFLATYKKFLFTRHPLHRLISAYRDKLEHIDKESNFDFHKHVGQEVESMMRGKVTGGHNITFQEFIRWVTPPNGTWTMAQQNEHWRPIVELCAPCAIQYDAVGRYENFQHDANETLYWMGAGELADRFPPPDRAFHASQQLQKYESSLTSQDKLQFLRTYLLDFLLFGYDMP, from the exons AGGTGGACCGCGATCCACAACCACTCGATGGGGCAAAGCTCTTGTGTGGGTCGTCATAGTCTTCGTCGTTTCGACTTATGTGGTCATCTCCAATTCAG GATCCGATCAGTACAGACTACCTATCTTCCAATGGCTGCTTGGAGATTTCTTCGGGGACAACTCTGAAACgtcacag TATACTCAGAACGGCAACATGACCTGGGAGCAGATCCAGAAGATCAGAGTGAACCACCTGGTGAGAGCTTGCCAAGGTCTGAACCTCAATCAGACCGTAGACGCCGTTGTGAGGAAACACATACTGGTAGACACGCGCCACAAGGTTCTGATGTGCTTCGTACCAAAG GTGGCTTGCACGTCATGGAAAAGGATATGGTTTTGGTTAGCGGGCCTACTGGAGGAGGACGAAAACATCATGGATTTAACAAGGAGTCAAGTTCACGGCAAATTCTTGCCGACTCTCTCGAGCGTCAAATTTGTAG AGAGGGAAAGGCTCGAGTTCTTGGCGACCTACAAGAAGTTCTTATTCACGCGCCATCCTCTCCACCGCTTGATTTCTGCCTACAGGGACAAGCTGGAACACATAGATAAAGAAAGTAACTTTGACTTCCACAAACACGTTGGACAAGAGGTCGAGAGTATGATGCGAGGAAAG gtCACTGGAGGTCACAATATAACGTTCCAGGAATTCATTCGGTGGGTAACTCCTCCTAATGGGACTTGGACAATGGCCCAGCAAAACGAGCACTGGAGGCCCATAGTGGAATTGTGCGCTCCTTGTGCAATACAG TACGACGCCGTTGGGAGATACGAAAACTTCCAACACGACGCCAACGAAACACTATACTGGATGGGTGCCGGGGAGTTGGCAGACCGGTTTCCACCACCCGACAGAGCCTTCCACGCGTCTCAGCAACTTCAGAAATATGAAAGTAGTCTTACCTCACAAGACAAGCTGCAGTTCTTGCGGACCTATCTACTGGACTTTCTTCTCTTTGGCTATGACATGCCTTAG